ACAGAGCAAACGTAAAGCGAAAAGAAATGGCCTAAAAGTGTGACTTGGGCACAGATGAGGCACAAGGGAGGAGGTAGGGGTAGGGGGTGGTTTGAAGGGAGTGGTGGGGGATGTTGTGAATGCAGAAGGGCTGCCAACTATTTTTGTAGACACAGCTGCCTTTGCTTTGTGCTGCTTTCATTTCTTAGGCCaggcataaaattaaaatgcaaaacgagccaaagagagagaagttgagagaaaaacaaagagagagggagaaggaagAGGTGTAGGTGCTAtgtgggtgtgcgtgtgttaaAGTGAAAAAGCGCAGCTGAGAGCACGTCATCAAAAGCGTctctagctgctgctgttttttcttccttttgcATTTTCCGCTTGCACTTCAATCAAGCAACTCGACAAACTGCGCCGCCTTCTACCAACACAGCATTTGCATGCTCTGATGTATAGACACGTCTTgcttcccctccccctccctctgAACACCTCTCTTCACTCTCCTCTCCTTTCTTTGCCACTTGAAATTCACCTGCAGCCAACATTTAGGCAAACCCAGCCAAcattttcgcttttgtttcagcagcagcagcgtttgtttttcattccttttttttggctcGTTACAAATTTGCGCCTCAACTATTTAGCAAGTTATTTGTCCGACTGTCCgcctcagtctctctctctctttctctctcattctGGCTGTGTCCCAGTTGTTGTGATTTGTACCGAGTGAAAAATCTAATTTCAAAGTGCGACAAGCAAATTTCGTACTAAAATAATACACATTTctattttgcatttcttttgtgtATAAAGTTCTGCAAGAGTCTCAAAATACAGTTTTAGATAAACTCACTCTCTACTCACACACTCTCTAACACActctctcaactcaactcaactcactTCGCTGTGCACCCACATGCAGCGCAAAGTTGCAAGTCATAAAAAACtaacataaaaaaagtaaagttggcgaaaaaaatatatatttcaaatatgcaTACGCGATGTCTAGCGTAGCTGCTTTTAAGCGGACGTTTTGCTCGCGTCTTTCTTAATgcttaaaatactaaattaaatactgtCAAACTgcattaaatactaaataaataatgacaAAGATATACTgcattaaatactaaataaatactgaattaattaaatactgaaatattagTTTcctaaatttgtttattaaataaaaataataataaattttgacaAATGAAATACTGCATTAAATACTTGCAAATAAATACCGATTTTAATTGagtactaaataaatactccattagataaatactaaaatacgaaattaataaactaaactaaattcaatactaaataaatactaaaatattaatactaaatatgttAGAAAGGACATTCGGTTAAcgttattacaaattaaatacattaatactaagaaataaaatcgaaaatactaaaaatacttttatactGAAAAATCGTGAACTAAActgaatactaaataaatacgagATGTTACTGCAACATAATTTCTTTCATTAAAAACGAATACACAAACGCAAATGGATTAAATCTGACTGAATTTCTTGcatcaaaaataacaaaataaatagaaatctACTTCAAAAATTCTAGAcagaatattataatatactactTGCTGACCGTACCTTCTGCAtcgaaaattaaaagtaaaatagtaACCAGCTGCATAAATATGTGCATACATAATACTAACATCTAAATACTGAATTAATTGAATACTAAAAATCTACTTGAATActgaactaaataaatactaaaatactactTGATGTTAGTTTAACCGAATttcctttattaaaaattaaaaatgaatttagtaCTGACTgaatattaacaaataaaaacgcaattaaggaaatactaaatatagacTTGTATATGGACAAATACtgtactaaatactaaaatactgcTTGTTACTGAATTTCCtgcattacaaattaaaaataaaatagaaaccaACTGCATAAACACGTAACaaataaatgcttaaatactaaaaatatacttttatagtgacaaatactgaaataaatactaaatactaaaatactgtTTCCtgcattacaaattaaaaaactgcAGACTAAAGACTAATACGAGCAAATACTGAATTgattaaatactaaaacaaaactaaaatactTCAAGCTGTTACTCTAACCGAATTTCcctcattaaaaatgttgaaaaagaAAGAGACCGCATAATTGGAAAATCGCGTAAACACAATGTGAAAATTGAGTTAATTACGCGTCAGCAGTTGGGGGCGATTTCATAATCGAATTGCGAACGTAATTTCACATCGGGGCAGATCAATGGATGTCATTAGCACAGCTGCTTAATATCGTGAATAATGACAGCGAATGAATAACTCAATTATGAATGCCGAATCATCACCGGAAACACAAAAAagcacacagacaaacacGGCAAAAAGCGGAGCGAAACGATTAAAGAGATGCGATCTCAATAgataatgaatatatattttaacactGAATTTAGAATaagcagagagcgagagagagagaaggaaattCAAGTGTGTGTGGGAGGAAATATGGCTAAAAGCGTAACGCATgtaaattcttatttttgcATAGCTGCAAAAAGCATTCATCAATCttacaaaatgccaaatttaattaactttcaaTGAAGAATTATGAACAtaaaatacccaaaaaaaaaataaacacaatcaAATTGAGATAAGCAAGTCAATAAATTTGGAAGAAATttataatgcatttaaatgcaatgtatacacaaaaagaagaagccacataaaacaaacataatttaatagaataacattttgaatatgcaataaattgtaagtacaaaataaatttcaatttcacttcaattcatgaaaataaatatatgcaaaatgtattcgatttgattttcgATTAAAAAGCAATGTGCATAAATAGCTTGACTTCGATGATATGCATGAGAATATATAACCCAATTTccatatgtataatatatagcTGAAATGCTATTTGTAGTTTTTTCCACTTAGACTAGTCATCGTATCTGTAGTATTCTATTCTATGTGCTAATCCCAAGCTGACGTTGTTGCCCGCAAAAGCATTGTTAAAAATTTGGTCAGGTGGCTGCCACAGTTCTCAACACACATCAGCGACTATCgagtgagtgtatgtgtgtgtgtgtgagagtctagtgtgtgtgtatatccGCTGCTGGTGGGCAGAACGATTTGAAACCGTGAAAATATGCAGATAACTAATATTAACTTTGTGTGTTTGAATGCATGAATGAAGCGGCTGAGAGTTGTAAAAAAGCTGAATGAATTGAATAGAAAGAGACAGTtagaagtgtgtgtgagagagagcgaagcaAAAGTTAAAACAAGCTGTAATTGGGGGCCTTTAACTGCGACGACTGTTGGCCGTAATAATAAAAGACCCGCAGCAGACccacaaaactgaaaaaaaaactgaaaactgaatcTGAAACTAGCGCAGTGCGTGCAACGGTCCGAGAGCGAGTCTATTTATGGTCGCCAAATGAAGATTAGGTCGCCAGGTGGGTGTatagctctctctctttctatacCTTGGCTATATTATAGGTGCAGGTGTTGCGGTCCAAATGACCACAGGCTACACGCTACGCTGCAAACAGTTGGGTCACATTTTGCATGTGGGCGCAACCTGAAGTTCATTGGGCACATTACGGAAAAAAAAGGCAGCCAAGAAAGTGAGACAGAGAAGGGCGAaaagaaagagggagagagagcgaataAGAGGCGACTTTGCCATTTCCTGGATCATTGCCAGCAATTGAAAGTCAAAGTTATGCCCGAAACGAGGGAAAACAAACCGACGAAAACTCATCGCATACATCTCTCTAAGCGCTTTTAggcatattcatttttatatattatattttgtttgtgtttgttgtgtttttcttcTCGTTTTTGGCTTTGGGGCGCAGATTTTCCACATTGTATATAAGTTTTATGCCATTTTGCGTAGCAGTTCAAATATAGCCCCAAAAAGCGTTTCGATAACAGCTCGaagtcattttatttttatgaccaacggcagcaacagcagcgacggcAGCTCCCGGGGCGTGTCAGCTGGCCTCTCCCCTTCGgctccccctcctcctctctcAACCTCCCTCCTGCCACCCGCCGCAGGCAGTCTCAACAGCTGTCGCCAATGTCGCCGCGACGACAAAACTCTCGAGAGCTAAACACAGCAACGACTTATTTTTTGGCACGAGCGCCAagacgaaacaaaaaaaaaaagccagaaatacaaaacgaaaaataaaactgaatcTTTTTGGctcaaaattaaatgaaaacatatatgctacacacacacactcaacactcGACAGCAGTCAGGCTAAAGTACTTTAGAAAATCTCTAAAGTAACACAGATTTGGCGTTTGTGGCCTAGcgacaaaatgcaaaagcaaagcgaatcGACAACACGTcggagacgacgacgacagcgacgagcaaagcaatgaaaattgaagacgACCGCAGAGCGGCGCATTTAATTTTAGATTTATCTACAGGGTGTCTGTGAatgctgctggctgcttttctcttccccctctctcactctactCCCAGCAGGTGTGAACATAACGGGTGCTAGGCTAGACATTGAAAAACGAGGATAATAAatgattattgttattactatCAAAAGGCTTTTAAACCACACAACTTTGAGCAATAATGGAAAAACAGTTTTCCTGATGACAACTTGGTTTATACAGAAACTTTATTAAATCCCAGTACCCAGTTTTGGAATGCATGAATTTGTAAGCCTAATATGCAAACaatactgaatatataataatatatatatatatatatatatatatatatatatatatatatatatatataataataatattatgtaccatattatattatgtacCATTCAAATAATACTGAATGTTCTGTATCTTccgaaaaataccaaataaatcgtgagttcaaaaatactaaatctaGATTATATTCTAATGAAATATTGAATGTTCGCTTTTAGGGTTAATTTCcccttaaaaatactaaatacctaaaataataaatctagTATATTATGTTCCATTCTGTCATTCCATTCtgataatttataattttatattttttgggtCTTACTTCccctaaaaatactaaataaactaaaatacttaatcttatatattttgtttgcttattttacATTCCCcgctaaaaatactaaatgtagtatattacATTCcattgaaataatattgaatgtTTGCTTATAGGGTTACTTTCCCttgaaaatacttaataaaataaaatactaaatcttGTATTATATGCTCCATTCTGTcaaatgtttgtatatatagtttacTTCCgcctaaaaaatactatataaaatataatacaataatactatataatactaaaatacaattCAGTATATAATGTTTCATACAAtgatttactttaatttcattaaaacgtCCCTTTATCGACCAAAATatcttcaaatttaaatatactaagtatatTAAGTAGGTatggcattttttttaaaatatttttaatataataaatgtgaatcaatgatgaaaatttataaaaatcgATTTCTGGATATGTTcaataaagaataatatatattattatattgaaatccaattttattattaattaatttaattaatgtgtaatttagtatattattatatattatttttattttattttgaaagaattgatattttaaaatatttttttcttcatattcGTTGGTGCAATTATCTCACTAGggatttcttttttgtaaataaactCCTTATAATTTTAAGTCCAATTTCCTTATGCAAATTTGGAGTCctattaaaatgcatattgaGTAATTAACAcccatttattaatttatgttatcCTGCATATTTCCgacttatttatttagaaaaaagAAACCCTACTTTCTAAAAAATGACACTTCTTGTAAAGATCTAAGctaatttttagaatatttatgatatgctaattttatttacaacttGAAGCTTGCCATTTAATTCTTTTCGGTGAATAACTTGCAAGTAATTTGTAAGCGGAAAACCTTTTTGGTTAAGTTCTCATCTTTTAATCAAATCTGTTCGCTCGCGTTTCCCCGGCAAgtaatctataaaaaaaaaaataagaaaatccGAAGCACATTTTGGGAGACTCACAGACTGTCACACCCCTTATTCTTCACTTCGGAAGACGtcgacagacagaaagacagacggacggacagacaacaATGTTGCCACAGTTGTCATCCCGCCCGGGGTCCCAAAGTCCCTGGCGACACGTTTCCTAGTCAAcgcgagtcgagtcgagagtCAGGGAAATGAGAAGATGATGCtaaatgctgatgatgatgtcgatgtcgatgagagagacagagaccgCGTGGGTTATTTCGAAACTGTTGGCGActctttttgatttcatttttcaacacggaatgcaactaaataaaatataaaaaaaatatttttagattgcATTTTTACCTTATTGCTGTGGggcttttcctttttctcGCTTGCTGCAGTTGAAAACTTTCCGcacttttaatttctattatttctttttacttttgagggcaaacaaatatttgtgccACCTTTGAGccaaatactttttttatatggctgtttaaaaatatattagcacctttttttttagcttgtttattataattattataacaacaattattattattattattgtggttttgtggttgttgtacCGAAAAACGCGTGCGCTTTAAAGAGAGTtggaaaattgaataaataattctgCTCGTTTCTTCTTTTATCACATATTTGTGGGTCAGCAATGTGCGTGcgtatgtgtgggtgtatgtgtgtgtgttcagaGTTGGGTTAGGATTAAGAGAAGGGGAGGACAGGGTTTAATCTCGGGCTCGTTTATCAACTCATCAAAGGGCAGTCAAAATGCCAACGtgaaaataaacgaaatttcTATGCGCTCTGCATACGAGAAACTTCAGAGCGCAAGGCGAGAGAAGGGGAGGAGAAGGACGTAAGAGGGAGGCAgcaaaagagcgagagagtctTCTCGGGGTATAACGGATACCGAGTTGcctttgtgtatgtgtatgtgtgtgtatagttgttgttgtttatggccattacgttacgtatacgcaacgtgtaCGAATGGCAACACACTAGGGACGACGCTgcgaggacgaggacgaggacgacgaCGGACGAGgataaaagagagagagtcgtCGATGGCTCTGTGACTATTTGTGTGCTGTGCCGGGGGAATGTGGGCGGCGTTTGGCCAATAGCGGAACTCGGGGGGGCGGGGGGAAGGGCAAACTTGTGCTTTGGTATacacaaaaattgtttcaattcaacaacaacaatttgaaaacaacaaattttttgtgtgtcacGCATAAAATGTGATtcgcttgtgtgtgtttgtgagtttTCCTTGCCAAGCTTTTCCTACTTCCCGCGTTTGcttatatttctaattttttgtttttctggcgaaaaagcagcaacaatggcaactacaacaacaagaacaacaactagtCCCAAAATCAAGTACGTTCACACACAATTTCTGATAGAAGCACATATGTGTACATGAATACACatgtagatatatatgtatgtatgtgtgtagttGTGCCGCTGCTTTCTGTTTTTGTCGCTCGTCTGGGTTCTGGGCTGGCTTTCTGGCTCTTGACCAGGCcgaaatactattttttttttgtagttgttttattatgatttgttgttgttgttgctgtcgttgacTTTTGTCTGGTTTGCTTGGCCtggctttaaaaaaaaaaaccttattttttatggcttttttGGCGAAAAAAACgcagtttatatttttaaacacgACGTTGCTTGTGTGgtaactgttgttgttgctgttgttgttctcgttgctgtgttgttgcagCACAGAACGCACGAAAACtggcacacactcacacacatacaggaaaaacacaaacacacacacacgctgaaaTGTCGTCTAACGTacgagttgctgctgctacgacgacgacgacgactgcgaCGCCAACGTCAACGTTGTAGGAGAATATTATTGTGAACAAAAAACCGACAAAAACGTGAAAAACGTTGCGACTGCGAAAAACTGCGAACTGCGCGAACAGCGAACTGCGAACCTGCGACGGCTTCTATGACGGcggcgagagtgtgtgtggcagaaGCAGAAGTGTTGCAATCACGACGGTAGAACAACGACTCAGCCGACAACAGCTAACGAAACGTCGACCAACTCAACTCAGGCGGCGGCCCCCATACATAGCGGGCAGCGCTGCAGCTGCGCCAGCGACGCCAACGTCGCGCACTTcgtgttgtcgtcgtcgacgtcgtcgtcgtgtctCGTTCGGCATTTCGCTGTTCGTACTTCTTTTCGTGTGCTTgcgctctcttttttgttggttggcgCTCTCTCTTAACGTTGTGAGTGTTTGCCGACAACGCAACGAGGGATGCAATGCACGTGTGAGAGAGTGCCTATGCATGTGGACGTggatgtgcatgtgtgtgtgtgtgtgtgtgaaaaaagATTacaataaacacattttagcGATATTACATATTTGGCCTATTTattaagcagcagcaaataccaatgacaacagcaacaacaacaatcggcagcagcagcagtagccgCTTTAACTCTCGCGCTTTGGACTACACTCCCACACCCACCACCAGCAGCACTGCTCCCCTCCCCCACACATACACTAGCGCTCTCGCTCTGGCGTGAcgctgacgtcgacgtcgacgtcggtGCGCTATGGCTGGCCAAGCAAACACAGTTATGTTTTGCCGCTgctctcagtcgcagtcgctgcgtGCGTTTAGTTTTTTTGATTCTTTGCTTATTGTGCAATGAGCCATGGCGACTTAATTGCTTTTCGTTTGGGCTTTTGGTTtctataaaaacaacaaaaacaacaacgacaataataAGAGCAACTGGcagttttattttctctttgcGCTACGCTGCACTTCAAATGCTCAttgttgtagttattgttgttgtagttgctgctgctgcggctgtcgTTCTATCTGTCATGGCGGAGGCGCATAAATAACGTGCTGATAAAAAATGGGCGAAGggcgtacacacacacagacagacaaacacacacgcagcaGAGAGACAAACGTATTCACGTAATTATGGCCAGCGCTTTTATCAACTTCacgtttttttgtgtttttcatttttgtgtaAAGCTCTCGATTACATAAGCGCCACGATGGAAATCTCGATAACTGTGGCTGGGAACGACAGCCGgacgtatgtatgcatgtgtgtatgtctctctgtgtgtttgtgtgtgtgtgtgaagttggaaaatctgaatttgaatttttgagcAGCGAGAAAAACAATCATGataattaaattgagttcactgatgcgtatacttaacattaaattcaaaagcaaACGCAGCTACAAAAGCTTCCTCAGCTCCGACGACGCGACCCGTCGCAGCTGCGTCGGGCACGTCGTCGccttaaaaaaagaaaatacaaaaaaaaaaaaacgaaataatgttttaaattataaaaagaacCTTCAACTGCCAGCAGCCAAagacgtcgctgtcgacgttaacgtcaacgtcgtcgtcgtctctgTGAGGGTGGCTCTCTGTTGTTGTACTCGTattagcaacaaaaaatttatataggTTAACATTGCGCTCGTATCCCGCATGCTTGCGCCAGAGCAGGAGAGCGCGACATGCAAATGTGTGCCGCATGTCCTCCCATTCCCACTCCCACTTCCACTCGTCACtccaaacaacaacacgataATCACAAAAAATCAAAGCCACTTTTTGTGTGCGCTCTCTTAAGTGCAAAAATCATAGAACAGTGCCTTGCACATCCCCCAAAAAACGTAGCTTTCGCTCTCTGCTCTTTCAAAAGAGAGCGTACGCCAAGGTAAAGAGAATAGCGAGAGCTTTGCAATGTGCGTGGGCGATTCAGGAAGCACAGAGTTCCTAGTAAACCCGCAACCTTAAATAGAGCAAACTTCTTCGCCTTGCGTGTTGTTTTTACTACTACACTAcacctttctctctctcacacacacttgacaGCAGAGAGTTTGCTCattcctgctgctgttctgcCATGTTTATTATAGGCAGCAAAGGGCATAATAAAGTTGTGTGTCAAGGAGTCTATAAATAACGTTTTAAGCTGATCTCAGTTTTAGAGTATGCGCTAGTCGATTAGCTTGTTACTTGAATATTTGCTTGggttgtataataaataatttgagaATAAATCACGAAGAAATCAACAGTAAACCACACACACCACCTCCCTCTCCCACCCTAGTTAAATGGAGCGCGAAATGTAAGCGGCGCATATCATGTGAAAGACGTTTTAATGGGTCAGCAGAGCGGCGACTAgacttgagttgagttttcGACCTTAAAACGCATTAGCAGCACTTGGATAAATcgtaataattttattagcaAACATGAAAAGCGGACCCGAGAGTCGCTTAACTGGCCAACTTAatagtgtgtatgtgtgagtgtgtttcgaaaggtgtgtgagtgtgtggctATAATTTTAGAGAAGTTTACCCAAAAAAACAGACTCCAATAAGAAACAAACCTCTAACCCGTAGTGCGACAGAGAACGCACGACGTGACAAGTCGTGACGTGACAAGTGCAGCGCCCAAGGTAAATGCTGCGTTTTAGTTACGTTGCGTTACGTTGAGTGCAAGATCAACGCAGGCCGAAAAAAAGAGCGAGCCAGAGAGCGAGTATAACGAAAGAAAAACCACGCGCGGCGAGTGACAatcagacagacacacacatgcacactcaTACAGCGAAGCGACTGTTCTCATACACAgtgacacacacacgtgtATTTGGATGCTGTTTGTCTGCTTGTTCTAGCGTCAAGTGTTGACTAAATGAAAAAGAACAAGCAGCTAAAATACTCGTTTTAGAGTTAGAGctaaaacagcagcagccactctCGAAGAACCTTTCCCCCTTCCTCCCTACTATCCGctgcctctgcttcttcttcggcCAGCGAATGTTGTGCGCGTTTGACACACTGACCCAATTCCCGGTTTCGATTTTCTGGTTTTTCTCACAAATACACGTTTGTCCGCTGCATGCACATGTGttttctgtatgtgtgtgtgtgatgcgTGTGTTCTTCATCAACTCTGGAAAAACGAGTTGCATGCATAGAATATTCGCCACCATACAAACATTTGCCTTCCCCTCCTCCCGCGAACTAAAGTTCCATTTCCCATAAGCGAGTTTCCAAAAATTAGAGTAGTCgctatacacacacaagcaaacaacTAAACTCACTTACCTTTTATCCAAATCGTTGTTGCATTTGTCTTGCTCGCTTTTGTAGCCGCAGTTGCCGTTCTTGTTgtctcacacgcacacacatgcaaatcGAGAGGGAGGTACGTAAGGGCTTACGCTATTTGCTTATTACGATAAACGGTTGACAATTGACGTTACGTTACGGTGCGGTTGATTTGCTTgctgttatcgttgttgttgttgctgttttcttatgtttttttgtttcttttttattggaATTGGTGGCGGGTTTTTTAGAAGGGTTCcgatttgaaattgaattacactattttatttttagatatatatattttacactaCTAGAGATCTTACTTCCTACGAATCACAATTACAAGTGAATATGAAATGCCCCGAAAAAATCAACGACAGttacaaaatacacacacacatctgaCTATTTACGCACTGACTACTCTAGATATGTCCTTTCTCTTTCCACAAAAATTTATGTTCATCTCACttacaaaacacacatatgtaGCATGCgtgtatttctttatttcctttttgtacgcttgtttgtatgtgtgtgtgtgtatgcacatGCAACACGCGTCGTCTTCTATAAAAAGGTAGCGAGCGACTTGACTTCTTATGCTGCACTCTTGCGGTAAATCAACatatcacacacatacacttttCTTTAGGGCACCgaaatttttcttatatgACGTAACGAAATTTCGTGTGCTTTTCACAATAAATGGCTCAGCAAACAAACTGACTAATCGGTTCAATAGGCCACTGCATGCATTTTCAAAAAACGTGTAACGGCGATTTGCAATTCAAAAAACGCTGGCAAGAACCGAGAACGTACTCACACGGCAGAGCACGGAATTATTTATAACGTAAATAATGATTGGGCTGCAGTGTTGTACAGGGCAATAACAGTTGGCTAGTGTTGCAAATGCATGTGAAGCGACACCGGTAGCAAGATGTTAACGCAAAAATGAGCGCTGTTAAGTAAAGTGGGTGCTGCGCGTATTTGCAGCAGCGTAAACTATTTGAATAGATAGGAGAAAACGAATTgataattttacaaaattaaataaaactgcGAAAGTAGCTTTCTCCTGCTAATCGTTTGAGTAGCTTTTGTTATCACTGTTAAAAAAATGATGCAGGTGTTAAGTAAACAGCTGATCGGTATATTCTACAATATTGAGCTGCTCTCTATTTTCAGTTTGTGCAGCCCTGCACAATAACAGTTGCTGTTAATCAATCAGCTGAATCGCGCATTCaacaataagcaaaaaaaaaaacaacgcagTTTTCCAGTTGCAATTGataaaatgtactaaaaaGGCGCAAAATGTCGCTAGTGGATCATGACTCATGGTAAGCACATCATCAGCGATTAGAATAGCCAGCATTGTTCAACATTTCATATGCAGGGACATCGAATATGAAGGTTGCGAGCGCTTGAGGCATCAATTGCTCGTGCAGCTGAATCAGCGTCGCCAGCATGAGACGTCTCCCAACTCCACAGAATACGTGAAACTCACAGGTAGCATACATTCCGGTTTGGAACAGTTGAACAAAGATGTCAGCCACCTCAAGGTGGTGCTGGACAATGCCATCACCTGGGAAACTAGCCCCGAATCGGAGCTGCAGCAACGTCGCATCGACTGGGATAAATTGACCTCGGAGTTGCGCGTAATTACCACGCAATTCAACACCAGCACACGTGCCGATCAAGCGGCGCTTTCCTCCAGCTCGGTGTGGCAAAATGCGGGCCCTTCAAACCCAACTCCAAATCGTAACCTGGATGCCGAGTCCATGAAGCGATTGCAAACAGAGATGCTGGAGAATCAGAATCGTGGCCTGGAGGTGCTGTCTGCGACCATTGGACGGCAACGAGAACTGGCCACCGTACTGGGTAACGAGGTGGAGGATCAGAACAACATTCTGGATAATCTTTCGAATACCATGGATCGTGTGGAGTCTGGAGTCCAGCGAGATACT
This is a stretch of genomic DNA from Drosophila albomicans strain 15112-1751.03 chromosome 3, ASM965048v2, whole genome shotgun sequence. It encodes these proteins:
- the LOC117572687 gene encoding syntaxin-8 — its product is MSLVDHDSWDIEYEGCERLRHQLLVQLNQRRQHETSPNSTEYVKLTGSIHSGLEQLNKDVSHLKVVLDNAITWETSPESELQQRRIDWDKLTSELRVITTQFNTSTRADQAALSSSSVWQNAGPSNPTPNRNLDAESMKRLQTEMLENQNRGLEVLSATIGRQRELATVLGNEVEDQNNILDNLSNTMDRVESGVQRDTRSIGQINRTDSTCGYWLVIIALFVAIIIVLLV